A genomic segment from Actinomadura hallensis encodes:
- a CDS encoding nuclear transport factor 2 family protein, with product MIDVQAPADCGNAPKKRVLRDFTVALAERDEEAVLAAVSDDVEWDLVGRRIVHGKADFTDAVAAALGREVATLHLDAILTHGNEGAVSSRILFRGSGQLRCCDVYKFSGFGKTAKIKRITSYWIEV from the coding sequence ATGATCGACGTGCAGGCTCCCGCGGACTGCGGGAACGCCCCCAAGAAGCGCGTGTTGCGCGACTTCACCGTGGCGCTGGCGGAGCGCGACGAGGAGGCGGTGCTCGCCGCCGTCAGCGACGACGTCGAGTGGGACCTCGTCGGCCGCCGGATCGTCCACGGCAAAGCCGACTTCACCGACGCGGTGGCCGCCGCCCTGGGCAGAGAGGTCGCGACCCTGCATCTGGACGCGATCCTCACGCACGGCAACGAGGGAGCGGTGAGCAGCCGCATCCTCTTCCGGGGGTCGGGTCAGCTGCGCTGCTGCGACGTCTACAAGTTCAGCGGCTTCGGCAAGACCGCCAAGATCAAACGCATCACCTCGTACTGGATCGAGGTGTGA
- a CDS encoding glycosyltransferase — MLALVALAAWLYLALGHGAFWRTGPGLPAGDDAAGPAGRPGVVAVVPARDEADVLPGTLPTLLAQDYPGDFRVIVVDDGSTDGTADAAARLGDGRLRVVEARDRPGGWAGKVWAMAEGVRAAGEPEFLLFTDADIAYAPGTVTRLVRAAEAEGRDLVSRMATLNTRTRWERLLVPAFVYFFAQLYPFRRVARDGARTAAAAGGCMLVRREILVRAGGLGAIRGALIDDVALGRLVKRAGGRCRLDLSRDVVSRRPYPRLADLWAMVARSAYDQLRYSPVLLAGTVVTLLLVYAVPPAAAVAGAAGLAADARHAALPAAAGLLAWAVMAATYAPMLRFYRLSPLRAAALPLVALMYAAMTVDSARRHRAGRGGAWKGRTVGRSLPDGTAAQR; from the coding sequence GTGCTTGCACTGGTGGCCCTGGCGGCATGGCTCTACCTGGCGCTGGGCCACGGGGCCTTCTGGCGGACCGGCCCCGGGCTGCCCGCCGGGGACGATGCCGCCGGCCCCGCCGGCCGGCCCGGCGTGGTGGCGGTGGTGCCCGCCCGCGACGAGGCCGACGTGCTCCCGGGCACCCTGCCGACCCTGCTGGCCCAGGACTACCCCGGCGACTTCCGGGTGATCGTCGTCGACGATGGCAGCACCGACGGCACCGCGGACGCCGCCGCCCGGCTCGGGGACGGGAGGCTCCGCGTGGTCGAGGCGCGGGACCGGCCCGGCGGGTGGGCGGGCAAGGTGTGGGCGATGGCGGAGGGCGTCCGGGCCGCGGGCGAACCGGAGTTCCTTCTCTTCACCGACGCCGACATCGCCTACGCGCCCGGCACCGTGACGCGGCTGGTGCGCGCCGCCGAGGCCGAGGGCCGCGACCTCGTGTCCCGGATGGCGACGCTCAACACGCGGACGCGCTGGGAACGCCTCCTCGTCCCCGCCTTCGTGTACTTCTTCGCCCAGCTCTACCCGTTCCGCCGGGTGGCCCGCGACGGCGCGCGGACCGCCGCCGCGGCGGGCGGCTGCATGCTCGTCCGCCGCGAGATCCTCGTCCGCGCGGGCGGGCTCGGCGCGATCCGCGGCGCGCTGATCGACGACGTCGCGCTCGGGCGGCTGGTCAAGCGGGCCGGAGGCCGCTGCCGCCTGGACCTGAGCCGCGACGTGGTCAGCCGCCGCCCCTACCCGCGCCTGGCCGACCTGTGGGCGATGGTCGCCCGCAGCGCCTACGACCAGCTCCGCTACTCGCCGGTCCTCCTCGCCGGCACGGTCGTGACGCTGCTGCTGGTCTACGCGGTCCCGCCCGCGGCGGCCGTCGCCGGAGCCGCCGGCCTCGCGGCGGATGCGCGGCACGCCGCGCTTCCCGCCGCGGCGGGCCTCCTCGCCTGGGCGGTCATGGCCGCCACGTACGCGCCCATGCTCCGCTTCTACCGCCTGTCACCGCTGCGCGCCGCGGCGCTGCCTCTCGTCGCGCTGATGTACGCCGCGATGACCGTCGACTCGGCGCGCCGTCACCGTGCGGGGCGCGGCGGCGCGTGGAAGGGCCGGACGGTCGGCCGGAGCCTGCCCGACGGCACGGCGGCGCAGCGGTAG
- a CDS encoding Hsp70 family protein, which produces MTTRIGIDFGTANTVVARWDHARDRGEPIPLPGLDLARDGGRGVDQRVVPSRVAFAADGGRRWVGAQVTPDVADDPDVTVFQSMKSAVTGRIVDVPRRLGGGRTVTAREAATRFLSDVTASAILAVDTADLEIVATAPVESFDAYRDWLVREVGEDAGGARLRVVDEATAAAVGYSARLNPGEVFLVFDFGAGTLDTSVVKVVDPVDAAAGAAVRTVSKAGLDLGGDHIDALLAEHAAERAGIPLGDAEGYNRAFRGLLRAAEKAKVALTAAESAVIEAGPHRVEIDRGEFEALLKKKDVLGRVNRALRKTLDGAAAKGFPADEIAKVFLVGGTSLVPAVRDVLALQFPPDALHMDRPLEAVAAGAAGIAGGYELSDHIQHDYAIRHVDRDTGAYEFETIVEAGTEYPTPEPVKQLTIKAIRDGQRKLGIAVYELAHASYRDASADLEIVFDANGGARTVAVTAQRRQERSRLWLNEDSPTFLEADPPAEAGVDRFRLDFRVDAQKRLTVSAYDLLRNTLVLDQQPVVRLS; this is translated from the coding sequence ATGACGACCCGCATCGGCATCGACTTCGGCACCGCCAACACCGTCGTCGCGAGGTGGGACCACGCCCGGGACCGCGGCGAGCCGATCCCGCTGCCGGGCCTGGACCTGGCCCGCGACGGCGGACGCGGCGTCGACCAGCGGGTCGTGCCGTCCCGCGTCGCGTTCGCCGCGGACGGCGGGCGGCGCTGGGTCGGAGCGCAGGTGACGCCGGACGTCGCCGACGACCCGGACGTCACCGTGTTCCAGTCGATGAAGAGCGCCGTGACCGGCCGGATCGTGGACGTTCCGCGCCGCCTCGGCGGCGGCCGGACCGTCACCGCCCGCGAGGCCGCCACCCGGTTCCTGTCCGACGTGACGGCGTCGGCGATCCTGGCCGTCGACACCGCCGACCTGGAGATCGTCGCGACCGCGCCCGTCGAGTCGTTCGACGCCTACCGGGACTGGCTCGTGCGGGAGGTCGGCGAGGACGCGGGCGGGGCGCGGCTGCGGGTCGTGGACGAGGCGACCGCCGCCGCCGTCGGCTACAGCGCCCGGCTGAACCCCGGCGAGGTCTTCCTGGTCTTCGACTTCGGCGCCGGGACGCTCGACACGTCCGTCGTGAAGGTGGTGGACCCGGTCGACGCGGCCGCCGGGGCCGCCGTCCGCACGGTCTCCAAGGCGGGCCTCGACCTCGGCGGCGACCACATCGACGCGCTGCTCGCCGAGCACGCCGCCGAGCGGGCGGGCATTCCCCTCGGCGACGCCGAAGGGTACAACCGCGCCTTCCGCGGCCTCCTGCGGGCCGCGGAGAAGGCCAAGGTCGCGCTGACGGCGGCGGAGTCGGCCGTGATCGAGGCCGGGCCGCACCGGGTGGAGATCGACCGCGGCGAGTTCGAGGCGCTGCTGAAGAAGAAGGACGTGCTCGGGCGCGTCAACCGCGCCCTGCGCAAGACCCTCGACGGCGCCGCCGCCAAGGGCTTCCCCGCCGACGAGATCGCGAAGGTGTTCCTCGTGGGCGGCACCAGCCTGGTCCCGGCCGTCCGGGACGTGCTGGCCCTGCAGTTCCCGCCGGACGCGCTGCACATGGACCGTCCCCTGGAGGCCGTCGCCGCCGGCGCCGCCGGGATCGCCGGCGGGTACGAGCTGAGCGACCACATCCAGCACGACTACGCCATCCGGCACGTCGACCGCGACACCGGCGCCTACGAGTTCGAGACGATCGTGGAGGCGGGCACCGAGTACCCCACGCCCGAGCCGGTCAAGCAGCTGACCATCAAGGCGATCCGCGACGGGCAGCGGAAGCTCGGCATCGCCGTGTACGAGCTGGCCCACGCCAGCTACCGCGACGCGAGCGCCGACCTGGAGATCGTGTTCGACGCGAACGGCGGCGCCCGCACCGTCGCGGTCACCGCCCAGCGGCGCCAGGAACGCTCCCGGCTGTGGCTCAACGAGGACAGCCCCACGTTCCTGGAGGCCGATCCCCCGGCGGAGGCGGGCGTCGACCGGTTCCGCCTCGACTTCCGGGTGGACGCGCAGAAACGCCTGACCGTCTCCGCCTACGACCTTCTGCGCAACACCCTCGTGCTCGACCAGCAGCCAGTCGTCCGGCTCTCCTGA
- a CDS encoding WD40 repeat domain-containing protein has product MSRAGSGGTRAERRVAASAGRGLRGRWAGWRLFAAAGRGDAAALDGVAGIAARPGHRLTGTELFRLFGDWAPRDPDSRRFFEMFRETPPMLVSIAVDSMRSYWISAALQASFTIDGGVGDLAFAPDGPWLAAVSRDGVAGIVDLRTRRLVQRHEGFAASAVLHAGDGTLIVGEGAGGGRSAARLVRCSGDAERTLHESAPVTSLALTGEDGAFAAGTRDGRLLLGSPGEPTVQAVHLGMIGLDRDDWPRALAAHRASGRLAVLGRRLAVTVPATRQATTVELGGQRVTRAGFADADTLICADRQGTVTRLHGPRWRRTARTHYLGIGGLGVTPGRGGSAPGPPIVLDREGGLHFLDPATLTTADTWRPPSPASPTGLTVSPGGDFAAVAHPEGRVDLFDLRVGELPGLVTRPMAGSVPRHLSTVATALTHTGPLMTSATVATLRLLHACLEHRFRFDIEIGDAAPLVAGDYDISL; this is encoded by the coding sequence GTGAGCAGGGCGGGGAGCGGCGGGACGCGGGCCGAGCGGCGGGTCGCCGCGTCGGCCGGGCGGGGGCTCCGCGGACGCTGGGCCGGGTGGCGGCTGTTCGCCGCGGCCGGACGCGGCGACGCGGCCGCGCTGGACGGCGTCGCCGGCATCGCCGCGCGGCCCGGGCACCGGCTGACGGGGACGGAGCTGTTCCGGCTGTTCGGCGACTGGGCGCCGCGCGACCCCGACTCGCGCCGCTTCTTCGAGATGTTCCGCGAGACGCCGCCCATGCTCGTCTCGATCGCCGTGGACAGCATGCGGTCGTACTGGATCTCGGCCGCCCTGCAGGCGTCGTTCACCATCGACGGCGGCGTCGGGGACCTCGCGTTCGCGCCCGACGGCCCGTGGCTCGCCGCCGTGAGCCGCGACGGCGTCGCCGGGATCGTGGACCTGCGGACCCGCCGGCTCGTCCAGCGGCACGAGGGGTTCGCCGCGTCCGCCGTCCTGCACGCCGGCGACGGCACGCTGATCGTCGGGGAGGGCGCGGGCGGCGGGCGCTCCGCGGCGCGGCTGGTGCGCTGCTCGGGGGACGCCGAGCGGACGCTGCACGAGTCCGCGCCCGTCACGTCGCTCGCGCTGACCGGGGAGGACGGCGCGTTCGCCGCGGGAACCCGGGACGGGCGCCTCCTGCTCGGCTCCCCCGGCGAGCCGACCGTCCAGGCCGTCCATCTCGGCATGATCGGGCTGGACCGGGACGACTGGCCCCGGGCGCTCGCCGCGCACCGCGCGTCCGGGCGGCTCGCGGTGCTCGGCCGGCGGCTCGCCGTGACGGTCCCGGCGACCCGGCAGGCGACCACCGTCGAGCTTGGCGGGCAGCGCGTCACCCGGGCCGGGTTCGCCGACGCCGACACGCTGATCTGCGCCGACCGGCAGGGCACCGTCACGCGGCTGCACGGCCCGCGCTGGCGCCGGACGGCCCGGACGCACTACCTCGGCATCGGCGGGCTCGGCGTCACCCCCGGCAGGGGCGGCTCCGCCCCGGGACCCCCGATCGTCCTCGACCGGGAGGGCGGGCTGCACTTCCTCGACCCCGCCACGCTCACGACCGCCGACACGTGGCGTCCGCCCTCCCCCGCCTCCCCCACCGGCCTGACCGTCTCGCCGGGCGGCGACTTCGCGGCGGTCGCCCACCCCGAGGGCCGCGTCGACCTGTTCGACCTGCGCGTCGGCGAGCTGCCCGGCCTCGTCACCCGCCCCATGGCCGGATCAGTGCCGCGGCACCTGAGCACCGTCGCCACCGCCCTCACCCACACCGGCCCCCTGATGACCTCGGCGACCGTCGCGACGCTGCGGCTGCTGCACGCCTGCCTGGAACACCGCTTCCGGTTCGACATCGAGATCGGCGACGCGGCCCCGCTCGTCGCGGGAGACTACGACATCAGCCTTTGA
- a CDS encoding WD40 repeat domain-containing protein has translation MTARDRAAASAGWGPLARWRGRRLFRAAARGDIAAREDVVRVADMPGHRLRQRARESLALWWASGGVPPGPPREHYELLREAVRRNGFVPAEPPLRHRVLALLGRLGECGPEEAPWVAGLLSDPDLIVRSQAAEFCRVVSEPVLSALWRQTEAPRPDSSFLLRQSLLENRRYPFDHVDRLWGEWLAPRPPEELGEALLRWGVRSSDWVNGPLSDIALERPPDVLNQPRHREALITALGYGDHPLYEIAERTFLSLADQKLTEEVCAAALERPELVPFCRKHRLAPRDEVRRAMFFLLTGQPEQHRALDPDSSLLSLAYASASVEERARMLKAMRDAGGLDLVRVLVGDDRRGRIADMSSYQVEYLGGQLAGRREWDELWALVQDVPVSSGTALIRLFDGWLPRDADARRLFEMYLETPPEAVKAALDSAPEDQVPPGGQARLRFRGRVNDVSFAPDGPYLAAAGTKRIVGVFDLRRAELVERYDGFNTSVGRILHLGDGIVVAGERTNNPRRDCRLVLCADGVTRTLHTGPGSITSLARVDESGGFVAATRAGALVLGGRGGAPADPVPVRSLGRGMHWARTVAAHPASGRLAVLAPALVLAEVGDGSVVPLSAPTGPYANAAFVDTDLIACADRVSFVTMLRWSGEDLVQEADATVEWMSRFTASPALGGPVVATAHKRPYKATRRSLHFYDATLEETRVLSSLHDYDYDITSLTVSPGGELLAVGHADGHADVIDLRLLEVPEILRRPLVNLIPRDLGVVTGALTATSMSREMRASLQLIRASMEHRFRFEVEIDAEAGGAVGLTPGEYEISL, from the coding sequence ATGACCGCGCGGGACCGGGCCGCCGCCTCCGCCGGGTGGGGGCCGCTGGCCCGCTGGCGGGGCCGGCGGCTGTTCCGGGCGGCCGCGAGGGGAGACATCGCCGCGCGGGAGGACGTCGTCCGGGTCGCCGACATGCCGGGGCACCGGCTGCGGCAGCGGGCCCGGGAGTCCCTCGCGTTGTGGTGGGCGAGCGGGGGCGTCCCGCCGGGGCCGCCGAGGGAGCACTACGAGCTCCTGCGGGAGGCCGTCCGCAGGAACGGGTTCGTGCCCGCCGAGCCGCCGTTGCGGCACCGGGTCCTCGCCCTGCTGGGGAGGCTTGGGGAGTGCGGACCTGAGGAGGCGCCCTGGGTGGCCGGGCTGCTGTCCGACCCTGATCTCATCGTCCGGTCCCAGGCCGCCGAATTCTGCCGGGTGGTGTCCGAACCCGTTCTGTCGGCGCTCTGGAGACAGACCGAGGCGCCGCGGCCGGACTCGTCGTTCTTGCTCCGGCAAAGCCTGCTCGAAAACCGCCGGTACCCGTTCGATCATGTGGATCGGCTCTGGGGAGAGTGGCTGGCGCCGCGCCCGCCGGAGGAGCTGGGCGAGGCGCTCCTGCGGTGGGGGGTGCGCTCGTCCGACTGGGTGAACGGGCCGCTGAGCGACATCGCGTTGGAACGCCCCCCGGACGTGCTGAACCAGCCGCGCCATCGCGAGGCGCTCATCACCGCGCTGGGATACGGCGACCACCCGCTGTACGAGATCGCCGAAAGGACGTTCCTGAGCCTGGCGGACCAGAAACTCACCGAGGAGGTGTGCGCCGCGGCGCTGGAGCGGCCGGAGCTGGTCCCCTTCTGCAGGAAGCACCGGCTCGCGCCGAGGGACGAGGTGCGGCGCGCCATGTTCTTCCTGCTGACGGGGCAGCCGGAGCAGCACCGCGCCCTGGACCCCGACAGCTCCCTGCTGTCCCTCGCCTACGCATCCGCCTCCGTTGAGGAACGCGCCCGCATGCTGAAGGCCATGCGCGACGCGGGAGGCCTCGACCTCGTCCGCGTCCTCGTGGGCGACGACCGGCGCGGGCGCATCGCCGACATGTCGTCGTACCAGGTGGAGTACCTCGGCGGGCAGCTCGCCGGGCGCCGGGAATGGGACGAGCTGTGGGCGCTCGTGCAGGACGTGCCCGTCTCCTCCGGGACGGCGCTGATCCGGCTGTTCGACGGCTGGCTCCCGCGGGACGCCGACGCGCGGCGGCTCTTCGAGATGTACCTCGAAACGCCGCCGGAGGCGGTGAAGGCCGCGCTCGACTCCGCCCCGGAGGACCAGGTGCCGCCCGGAGGGCAGGCGAGGCTGCGGTTCCGGGGCCGCGTCAACGACGTGTCGTTCGCCCCGGACGGCCCCTATCTCGCGGCCGCGGGGACCAAGAGGATCGTCGGCGTCTTCGACCTGCGCAGGGCCGAACTCGTCGAACGGTACGACGGGTTCAACACGTCCGTGGGACGGATCCTGCACCTCGGGGACGGCATCGTGGTCGCCGGGGAGCGCACCAACAACCCTCGGCGCGACTGCCGGCTGGTGCTCTGCGCGGACGGCGTCACGCGGACCCTCCACACCGGCCCCGGGTCCATCACGTCGCTGGCGAGGGTGGACGAGTCCGGCGGATTCGTCGCGGCGACGCGTGCGGGGGCGCTGGTCCTGGGCGGCCGTGGCGGCGCGCCGGCGGACCCGGTGCCCGTCCGGTCTCTCGGAAGGGGCATGCACTGGGCCCGGACGGTCGCCGCGCACCCGGCGTCGGGGCGGCTCGCGGTCCTGGCACCCGCCCTCGTTCTCGCGGAAGTGGGGGACGGCTCCGTCGTCCCCCTCAGCGCCCCCACCGGTCCGTACGCCAACGCTGCGTTCGTCGACACCGACTTGATCGCGTGCGCGGACCGGGTCTCGTTCGTGACCATGCTGCGCTGGAGCGGTGAGGATCTCGTCCAGGAGGCCGACGCGACCGTCGAATGGATGTCGCGGTTCACCGCGTCGCCCGCCCTCGGCGGCCCGGTGGTCGCGACCGCCCACAAGCGCCCCTACAAGGCGACGCGCAGAAGCCTCCACTTCTACGACGCGACGCTCGAGGAAACAAGGGTCCTCAGTTCACTGCACGACTACGACTACGACATCACCAGCCTGACCGTGTCGCCCGGCGGGGAGCTGCTCGCCGTCGGCCACGCCGACGGCCACGCCGACGTGATCGATCTGCGGCTTCTGGAGGTGCCGGAGATCCTCCGGCGTCCGCTGGTGAACCTCATCCCCCGTGATCTCGGCGTCGTCACCGGGGCCTTGACGGCCACCTCGATGAGCCGGGAGATGAGAGCCTCCCTGCAGTTGATCCGCGCCTCCATGGAGCACCGCTTCCGCTTCGAGGTCGAGATCGACGCGGAGGCCGGGGGTGCGGTCGGGCTGACCCCCGGCGAGTACGAGATCAGTCTGTGA
- a CDS encoding AAA family ATPase — MSVHDDLNLYLRARVPMIVLVTVEERRALEVLNEVRVGRDASARSDLVMWDVAQGMTSRDGRAMPAAATPDAALDKIAEMARRDPDRKDLYVLKDFHEFWHRSPAVKRKLRNLAHALVSTYSSLVVTTHSADVPAELEDDVVVVDMPPPTLRELRDDLDALIEQTRVECDLTDHGRTRLAQAALGLTAAQARRAFSKAIVRDRVLDEQDIPAVLEEKKAVIRASQALEFYSSDETPDDVGGLQRLKEWLALRESAFGEDAARFGLPAPKGMALIGIPGTGKSLTAKMISGLWRLPLLRLDVGALFGSLVGESEARLRQALRITEVVAPCVLWIDEIEKSLATGGLDGGTSQRVFGAILTWMQEKTAPVFVVATANDVGALPPETLRRGRFDEVFFLDLPTDGERRQIFTVHLRKRRRDPAAFDVARLARLADGYVGAEIEQAVVDALYRAFADGPRDITTDDVAAAIQRIVPLSRSQRERVEDLRTWLRDGRARSASFAEAAQAAEHQVRLELA; from the coding sequence ATGAGCGTCCACGACGATCTGAACCTGTACCTGAGGGCGCGGGTGCCGATGATCGTGCTGGTGACCGTGGAGGAGCGGCGGGCGCTGGAGGTCCTCAACGAGGTGCGGGTCGGCCGGGACGCCTCCGCCCGCTCCGACCTGGTCATGTGGGACGTCGCGCAGGGCATGACGTCCCGGGACGGCCGTGCGATGCCCGCCGCCGCGACGCCCGACGCCGCCCTCGACAAGATCGCCGAGATGGCGCGGCGCGACCCGGACCGCAAGGACCTCTACGTCCTGAAGGACTTCCACGAGTTCTGGCACCGCAGTCCCGCCGTCAAGCGGAAGCTGCGCAACCTCGCCCACGCCCTGGTGTCCACGTACTCGTCGCTGGTCGTCACGACCCACTCCGCCGACGTGCCCGCGGAACTGGAGGACGACGTGGTCGTCGTCGACATGCCGCCGCCGACCCTGCGGGAGCTGCGCGACGACCTCGACGCGCTCATCGAGCAGACGAGGGTCGAGTGCGACCTGACCGACCACGGCCGCACCCGGCTGGCGCAGGCGGCGCTGGGCCTGACCGCCGCACAGGCGCGCCGGGCGTTCTCCAAGGCGATCGTCCGCGACCGGGTGCTGGACGAGCAGGACATCCCCGCCGTGCTGGAGGAGAAGAAGGCCGTCATCCGCGCGTCGCAGGCCCTGGAGTTCTACAGCTCCGACGAGACGCCCGACGACGTCGGCGGCCTGCAGCGGCTGAAGGAGTGGCTCGCGCTGCGCGAGAGCGCGTTCGGCGAGGACGCCGCCCGGTTCGGCCTGCCCGCGCCGAAGGGCATGGCGCTGATCGGCATCCCCGGGACCGGCAAAAGCCTCACCGCGAAGATGATCAGCGGGCTGTGGCGGCTGCCGCTGCTGCGGCTGGACGTCGGCGCGCTGTTCGGGTCGCTGGTCGGGGAGTCGGAGGCGCGGCTGCGGCAGGCGCTGCGGATCACCGAGGTGGTGGCGCCGTGCGTGCTGTGGATCGACGAGATCGAGAAGTCGCTGGCGACCGGCGGGCTGGACGGCGGCACGTCCCAGCGCGTCTTCGGCGCGATCCTCACCTGGATGCAGGAGAAGACCGCGCCGGTGTTCGTCGTCGCCACCGCCAACGACGTGGGCGCGCTGCCGCCCGAGACGCTGCGGCGCGGCCGGTTCGACGAGGTGTTCTTCCTCGACCTGCCGACCGACGGGGAACGCCGGCAGATCTTCACGGTGCACCTGCGCAAGCGGCGGCGCGACCCCGCCGCGTTCGACGTCGCCCGGCTCGCGCGGCTCGCGGACGGCTATGTCGGCGCCGAGATCGAGCAGGCCGTCGTCGACGCCCTGTACCGGGCGTTCGCCGACGGGCCGCGGGACATCACCACCGACGACGTGGCGGCGGCGATCCAGCGGATCGTGCCGCTCAGCCGGTCCCAGCGCGAGCGCGTCGAGGACCTGCGGACGTGGCTGCGCGACGGGCGCGCCCGCTCGGCGTCCTTCGCCGAGGCCGCGCAGGCCGCCGAGCACCAGGTGCGGCTGGAACTGGCATGA
- a CDS encoding 4Fe-4S single cluster domain-containing protein — MALTAWQVHATLSRSAANGPGTRFVVWTQGCSLGCEGCFNPETHAPGGTPRSPADVAAEALAEPGVEGVTISGGEPLEQPEPLREFCALIRPSGLGIIVLSGFSRAEIEANPRRLAAVQDVDMVVAGRYNPRLYLGAGLRGSSNKEYWAITPRYREEDLAAVPEGEVVISADGTVTVTGMHAWGGR; from the coding sequence GTGGCGCTGACGGCGTGGCAGGTCCACGCCACCCTCTCCCGGAGCGCCGCCAACGGCCCCGGAACCCGGTTCGTGGTGTGGACGCAGGGCTGCTCGCTGGGCTGCGAAGGGTGCTTCAACCCCGAGACGCACGCGCCGGGCGGCACGCCGCGGAGCCCGGCCGACGTGGCCGCGGAGGCGCTCGCCGAACCCGGCGTCGAGGGCGTCACGATCAGCGGCGGGGAACCCCTGGAGCAGCCGGAGCCGCTCCGCGAGTTCTGCGCGCTGATCAGGCCGTCCGGGCTCGGGATCATCGTGCTCAGCGGGTTCTCCCGCGCCGAGATCGAGGCGAACCCGCGGCGGCTGGCGGCCGTCCAAGACGTGGACATGGTCGTCGCCGGGCGCTACAATCCGCGGCTTTACCTGGGGGCGGGGCTGCGCGGGTCGTCCAACAAGGAGTACTGGGCGATCACGCCGCGCTACCGCGAGGAGGACCTCGCCGCCGTCCCCGAGGGCGAGGTCGTGATCTCGGCGGACGGGACGGTGACGGTGACGGGAATGCACGCGTGGGGAGGGCGATGA
- a CDS encoding DUF2997 domain-containing protein translates to MDETVEVTVKKDGGVEIHVTGIDGMACLKTTEELVRLLGGQVESQELTAEAYNEAYGEVDAVAEESRDRLWR, encoded by the coding sequence ATGGACGAGACCGTCGAGGTGACCGTCAAGAAGGACGGCGGCGTCGAAATCCACGTGACCGGGATCGACGGAATGGCCTGCCTGAAGACCACCGAGGAACTCGTGCGGCTGCTGGGCGGGCAGGTCGAGTCGCAGGAGCTGACCGCCGAGGCCTACAACGAGGCGTACGGCGAGGTGGACGCCGTCGCGGAGGAGTCGCGGGACCGGCTGTGGCGCTGA
- a CDS encoding DUF1257 domain-containing protein codes for MSHFTKVRTRLSDGEVLRKALAEMGYDVEPAGKGVRGYRGQRTDAEFKVRPDRGGYEIGFAPSDDGYVLVADWFGIRGTTEQSFLRELKQRYALVATISSLESHGFEVERRRTEKTGDIRVVLRRHVGV; via the coding sequence ATGTCTCATTTCACCAAGGTGCGGACCCGGCTGTCCGACGGCGAAGTGCTGCGGAAAGCGCTGGCGGAGATGGGATACGACGTCGAACCCGCCGGGAAGGGCGTGCGCGGATACCGGGGCCAGCGGACCGACGCGGAGTTCAAGGTCCGGCCGGACCGCGGCGGGTACGAGATCGGTTTCGCCCCGTCCGACGACGGCTACGTGCTCGTCGCGGACTGGTTCGGCATCCGGGGCACGACCGAGCAGTCCTTCCTCCGCGAGCTGAAACAGCGGTACGCGCTGGTCGCCACCATTTCCTCCCTGGAGTCGCATGGATTCGAGGTGGAACGGCGAAGGACCGAGAAAACCGGGGACATCCGGGTCGTCCTGCGGCGTCACGTGGGGGTGTGA